One stretch of Gadus chalcogrammus isolate NIFS_2021 chromosome 14, NIFS_Gcha_1.0, whole genome shotgun sequence DNA includes these proteins:
- the mtfmt gene encoding methionyl-tRNA formyltransferase, mitochondrial has product MMLLHMWNHVNTRQLALKILGLRCHKHSRACVGLLGEKPQRSEYKHCRLCSTSAPPWRILFFGTDDFALESLKSLTATRGSNESVVASLEVVALSNNVPVKKFADQNGLPVHIWPVVDLQGRFDVGVVVSFGCLLKERLIRQFPLGILNVHPSLLPRWRGPAPVFHTVLHGDAITGVTIMQIRPCRFDVGPILRQETYSVPTHCTADQLGATLATRGAHLLMDTLKTLPERLANKVEQNQTGATSAPKISISMSWVSWEDQTCGEIDRLFRAIGSRIPLRTLWMGKTIKLLDFVGKCDISLSGHGRPPIPGSIIYLKMSNTLAVCCKDDWVGFKAVVLKKRLSAADFYNGYMHHGLTGKPSHQPEQCLFISNRTETSKGTELKETIA; this is encoded by the exons ATGATGTTGTTGCATATGTGGAACCATGTCAACACAAGACAACTTGCACTAAAGATACTTGGCCTCCGATGCCACAAACACTCCCGTGCATGTGTGGGACTGTTGGGTGAGAAACCCCAGAGGTCCGAGTATAAACACTGTAGGCTCTGCTCCACATCTGCACCACCCTGGAGGATTCTGTTTTTTGGGACGGATGATTTTGCACTGGAGTCCCTTAAGTCCCTGACAGCGACCAG GGGATCTAATGAAAGCGTTGTGGCGTCTCTGGAGGTTGTTGCTCTGTCCAACAACGTTCCCGTGAAGAAGTTTGCCGACCAAAACGGACTTCCCGTGCACATCTGGCCTGTCGTAGACCTCCAGGGTCGCTTTGATGTCGGCGTGGTGGTATCGTTCGGCTGCTTGCTCAAAGAGCGACTCATACGCCAATTTCCATT GGGAATCCTCAACGTGCACCCGAGCCTGTTGCCACGGTGGCGAGGTCCAGCGCCGGTGTTCCATACCGTCCTGCACGGAGACGCCATCACAGGGGTCACCATCATGCAGATTCGGCCCTGTAG GTTTGATGTGGGGCCCATACTCCGCCAGGAGACTTACTCTGTGCCCACACACTGCACTGCTGACCAGCTAGGGGCTACCCTTGCCACCAGGGGGGCCCATCTG CTGATGGACACACTTAAGACACTTCCAGAGAGACTTGCTAACAAAGTGGAGCAAAACCAGACAGGAGCAACATCAG CTCCCAAAATTAGTATTTCAATGAGCTGGGTGTCGTGGGAGGACCAGACCTGTGGAGAGATCGATCGTCTGTTTCGTGCCATTGGCTCACGG ATTCCCTTGAGAACTTTATGGATGGGAAAGACCATCAAACTTCTGGACTTTGTTGGAAAATGTGACATTTCGTTATCAG GTCATGGAAGGCCACCAATTCCTGGTTCGATCATCTATCTTAAAATGTCAAACACGTTGGCAGTCTGTTGCAAG GACGACTGGGTGGGATTCAAGGCTGTTGTATTGAAGAAACGGCTGTCAGCAGCAGACTTCTACAATGGATACATGCACCACGGCCTAACGGGAAAGCCATCACATCAGCCAGAACAATGCTTGTTCATCAGCAACAGAACTGAAACATCTAAAGGCACAGAACTGAAAGAAACGATAGCATAG
- the wdsub1 gene encoding WD repeat, SAM and U-box domain-containing protein 1: protein MVSLICTLQGHRDDVNWCALSATHLSTCSGDKTLRVYSTAQDFSELPYSPLTGHGYGVHCCCFSPCGQFLASCSTDATTVVWSVSAGEIEAVLEHPGRSPVRVCAFSPDSTHLVSGAADGTLALWDFPAKRLLSTRTVNDATVVALSFSPCGQALASGSTYGDLRLWDLNMNQVFAEKNAHDLGVTCCCFSPRKDKIELVMHLASCGQDSLVKIWTVLNTITGGWEVKLLHTLRGQSAPVLSCSYSSDGQLLASGSVDKTVTIYDANNAVLLYTLNQHERYVTACAFSPTDAVMATGSMDKTVNVWRIQDGHSCKGGKLAPEDCATTFSDGRTAAGRSRLLVSDWSEEDVGAWLVEEGLEGLAVTFRTNNIDGAELLRISKDTLMELRVESVGLRGKVLRKIEELKGVSVCSGVPDEYLCPITRELMKDPVIAADGYSYEREAIQSWINSRNRSSPMTNLPLKTTLLTPNHTLKMAIGRWSTSH, encoded by the exons ATGGTGTCTTTAATATGCACCTTGCAGGGCCATCGAGACGACGTGAACTGGTGCGCGTTGTCCGCCACCCACCTGTCCACCTGCTCCGGGGATAAGACCCTGCGGGTGTACTCCACCGCCCAGGACTTCTCCGAGCTGCCCTACTCGCCCCTGACGGGCCACGGCTACGGCGTCCACTGCTGTTGCTTCAGCCCCTGCGGTCAGTTCCTGGCCTCCTGCTCCACGGACGCCACCACGGTGGTGTGGTCGGTGTCCGCTGGAGAGATCGAGGCGGTGCTGGAGCATCCCGGACGGAGCCCCGTCAGGGTGTGCGCCTTCTCCCCCGACTCCACTCACCTGGTGTCCGGCGCGGCAGACGGGACACTGGCGTTGTGGGACTTCCCGGCGAAGCGGCTCTTAAG CACAAGGACGGTGAATGACGCCACGGTGGTAGCGCTCTCCTTCAGCCCGTGCGGGCAGGCCCTTGCCAGCGGCTCCACCTACGGAGACCTGCGGCTCTGGGATCTGAACATGAACCAGGTCTTCGCCGAGAAGAACGCCCACGACCTGGGGGTcacctgctgctgcttctccccCCGCAAGGACAAAA TTGAACTGGTGATGCATCTGGCTTCCTGCGGTCAAGACAGTCTTGTAAAGATCTGGACTGTACTAAATACCATCACTGGAG gCTGGGAGGTGAAGCTACTCCACACGTTGAGGGGCCAGTCGGCCCCGGTTCTGTCCTGTTCTTACTCCTCTGACGGACAGCTGCTGGCGTCTGG CTCTGTGGATAAAACCGTTACCATATATGATGCT AACAACGCGGTTTTGCTGTACACATTGAACCAACACGAAAG GTATGTGACGGCGTGTGCCTTCTCTCCCACGGATGCTGTCATGGCAACAGGATCCATGGACAAAACGGTCAACGTCTGGAGGATCCAGGATGGGCACAGCTGCAAAG GTGGAAAATTAGCCCCAG AGGATTGCGCAACAACCTTCAGTGACG GGAGAACGGCAGCGGGTCGGTCCAGGCTGCtggtctctgattggtcagaggAGGATGTGGGGGCGTGGCTAGTGGAGGAGGGCCTAGAGGGATTGGCCGTCACGTTCCGAACCAATAACATCGATGGGGCGGAGCTTCTGAGAATTAGCAAAGACACACTGATGGAGCTGCGTGTGG AGTCAGTGGGTTTGCGTGGTAAGGTCCTCAGGAAGATCGAGGAGTTaaaaggtgtgtctgtgtgttcgggTGTACCTGATGAGTACCTGTGTCCAATCACCAGAGAGCTGATGAAGGATCCCGTCATCGCTGCAG ACGGCTACTCCTATGAGAGGGAGGCCATTCAGAGCTGGATCAACAGCCGGAACCGCTCCAGCCCCATGACCAACCTGCCCCTGAAGACCACCCTGCTCACACCCAACCACACCCTGAAGATGGCCATCGGGCGCTGGTCCACCAGCCACTAG
- the baz2ba gene encoding bromodomain adjacent to zinc finger domain protein 2B isoform X2, whose translation MEAEKRIKEKEMRRQQAEILKHQERERRRQHLMLLKAVEARKKAEDRERLRQEKRDEKRLNKERKMEQRRLELELLRELKKPNEDMCLSDQKPLPEFCRIPGLILPGQAVARCLMLMQFLRGFGKVLGLDVSADVPTLGMLQEGLLNVGDSMGQVQDLLVRLLSLAVCDPGLPPGHKTKTMLGDHLTNVGINRDNVSEVLQMYMGAHCAHTELAPLALSLKTKAFQAHTPSQKASILGFLANELACSKVVISEIDKNLDQMANMRKDKIIMEGKLKKLRAVHAKRTGRRDAMAGPEDNQSLGTPSSALKRKRKAGGDSEEEEEEEEDSDEPAEDDEEEEEEEIKKAKKIEIVCEEDEGDQSTSIEELEKQIDKQAKQHHQIRRKLFEASHSLRSTMYGQDRFRRRYWVLPHCGGVFIEAMESGEGPEELEEENQRRQRAAEETTVKEEPQEMEVQDEADLLKEQPAVAVAVAVASAEEPQKEESKEHEEDEDEEEEEEEEEEEEEEEQKGSPGPFAVLDTPKREEEEEDQEEEEERCLLHRHNGSPLAIVMPSSPPRDSPPPPPATPDDSPLGLPLISQAGGSGLGSGFGSGFMSGSGLGLGLGLPPGFGSGLMLGSGLVSGLGSGLGSGLGSGLVFPPDLQGLGETLQGMGESLPVSGSPGPPPGLALQANDQLLRVLTERSGHWFSLLPRAPCDLSSLVTPPPGASRVSPVSTSTPARPPRSPPASPALPLTPSAASASASPLHHAAGGLLGYPLSALQMKSGGSLLGLPLAGWPSSLLSPGLPLCSSPLQGQSLEGNMTASVSSKSDSPLHHADKTPSVPSPALEMPKSLDHPCPQPIPDDMLTGWWRVRDVEQLRGLVTALHSRGIREKGLHRQMHKYMEMVPQVCTKHRDVAMIELRELEESQVSVESVRGWCVEEQAMEMDIAVLQQVEELERKVTSASLQVKGWTYTDPQSEREDLVYYEHKPLPKPGLAAEGEDIQQQRAERGHPGVTRHPDNPLDLAVTRLTELERNIERRYLRSPLGTTVQIRLDNVGTVTVPAPAPSTSADREGGEEEVAHGMKVWRKALLEVRSAAQLAMCLQQLQKSIAWERSIMKVYCQLCRKGDNEDLLLLCDGCDKGCHTYCHKPKITCIPEGDWYCPACISKASGPIPKNKKPPCRLPPASSLGGAGGAAGGGGGGGAAGGGAAAGGGGGGGSAKKGGAEVKKNGKQAGAGEASEEDSASAGGTPKKGAKDASKKRKAEESSPAPPPPPPANQESPVCVKRAKTARDNNRDLGLCRVLLAELERHQDAWPFLTPVNLKSVPGYRKVIKKPMDFSTIREKLVSSQYQNLETFIIDVNLVYDNCEKYNEDNSDIGRAGHNMRKFFEKRWTELLKQTN comes from the exons ATGGAGGCGGAGAAACGAATCAAG gagaaggagatgaggagacaACAAGCCGAGATCCTTAAACACCAG gagagggagaggaggaggcagcacCTGATGCTGCTGAAGGCTGTGGAGGCCCGCAAGAAGGCAGAG gaccgTGAGCGGCTGCGCCAGGAGAAGCGTGACGAGAAGCGTCTGAACAAGGAGCGCAAGATGGAGCAGCGGCGCTTGGAGCTGGAGCTGCTCCGGGAGCTCAAGAAGCCCAACGAGGACATGTGTCTCTCTGACCAAAAG CCCCTCCCAGAGTTCTGCCGCATCCCGGGCCTGATCCTGCCGGGCCAGGCCGTGGCCCGCTGCCTGATGCTGATGCAGTTCCTGCGGGGCTTCGGCAAGGTGCTGGGCCTGGACGTCAGCGCCGACGTGCCCACGCTGGGCATGCTGCAGGAGGGCCTGCTCAACGTGGGCGACAGCATGGGCCAGGTGCAGGACCTCCTGGTGCGGCTGCTGTCGCTGGCCGTGTGCGACCCCGGCCTGCCCCCCGGGCACAAG ACCAAGACCATGCTGGGGGACCACCTGACCAACGTGGGCATCAACAGGGACAACGTGTCCGAGGTGCTCCAGATGTACATGGGGGCCCACTGTGCCCACACAGAGCTAGCCCCCCTGGCCCTCAGCCTGAAGACCAAGGCCTTCCAGGCCCACACGCCCTCCCAGAAGGCCTCCATCCTGGGCTTCCTGGCCAACGAGCTGGCCTGTAGCAAGGTGGTGATCAG TGAGATCGACAAGAACCTCGACCAGATGGCCAACATGAGGAAGGACAAGATCATCATGGAGGGAAAGCTCAAGAA GTTGAGGGCCGTGCACGCCAAGCGCACGGGGAGGAGAGACGCCATGGCGGGCCCGGAGGACAACCAGTCGCTGGGAACGCCGTCCTCGGCGCTGAAACGCAAGCGGAAGGCGGGGGgggacagcgaggaggaggaggaggaggaggaggacagcgacgAGCCAGCcgaggacgacgaggaagaggaggaagaggaaatcaAGAAGGCGAAGAAGATTGAAATAGTTTGTGAAGAG GACGAAGGGGACCAATCCACCAGCATAGAGGAACTCGAGAAACAGATCGACAAACAAGCCAAA CAACACCACCAGATCAGGAGGAAGCTGTTCGAGGCGTCCCATTCGCTGCGCTCCACGATGTATGGTCAGGACCGCTTCCGCCGGCGCTACTGGGTCCTGCCCCACTGCGGGGGGGTCTTCATCGAGGCCATGGAGAGCGGAGAAG gcccagaggagctggaggaggagaaccagaggaGGCAGAGGGCGGCAGAGGAGACCACCGTCAAGGAGGAGCCCCAGGAGATGGAGGTGCAAGACGAGGCGGACCTCCTGAAGGAGCAGCCCGCCGTCGCCGTCGCCGTCGCCGTCGCCTCCGCCGAGGAGCCTCAGAAGGAGGAGTCGAAGGAacacgaggaggacgaggacgaagaggaggaggaggaggaggaggaggaggaggaggaggaggagcagaaaggGTCTCCGGGCCCCTTCGCCGTGCTGGACACTcccaagagggaggaggaggaggaggatcaggaggaggaggaggagagatgtcTGCTCCACAGACACAATGGCAGCCCTCTGGCCATAGTGATGCCCTCCTCGCCCCCCCGCGATAGCCCCCCTCCGCCACCCGCGACCCCAGACGACAGCCCGCTGGGCCTGCCCCTGATCTCTCAGGCTGGGGGCTCAGGGTTGGGGTCTGGGTTTGGGTCAGGGTTCATGTccgggtcagggttagggttagggttaggtttgccCCCAGGGTTTGGATCCGGGTTGATGTTAGGATCGGGGCTGGTGTCAGGGTTAGGATCCGGGTTAGGTTCAGGTTTAGGATCGGGATTAGTGTTCCCCCCGGACCTCCAGGGCTTGGGGGAGACCCTCCAGGGCATGGGGGAGAGCCTCCCGGTGTCGGGCTCGCCCGGCCCCCCGCCCGGCCTCGCCCTGCAGGCCAACGACCAGCTCCTCCGGGTGCTGACGGAGCGGAGTGGCCACTGGTTCAGCCTGCTGCCCCGCGCGCCCTGCGACCTGTCCTCCCTCGTCACGCCTCCGCCGGGGGCGTCCcgcgtctcccccgtctccacctccacgcccgcccgcccgccgcgctccccccccgcctcccccgcgCTGCCCCTCACGCCCTCGGCGGCGTCCGCCTCCGCCAGCCCCCTCCACCACGCCGCCGGCGGGCTGCTCGGCTACCCGCTCTCTGCCCTGCAG aTGAAGTCAGGTGGTTCCCTGCTGGGCCTCCCATTGGCCGGCTGGCCCAGCAGCCTGCTGAGCCCCGGCCTACCGTTGTGCAGCAGCCCCCTACAGGGCCAGTCCCTGGAGGGCAACATGACCGCCAGCGTGTCCAGCAAGAGCGACTCCCCCCTGCACCACGCCGACAAGACCCCCTCGGTGCCCTCCCCCGCCCTGGAGATGCCCAAGAGCCTGGACCACCCATGCCCACAACCCATCCCCGACG acatgCTGACGGgctggtggagggtgagggacgTGGAGCAGTTGCGGGGCCTGGTCACGGCGCTCCACAGCCGGGGCATCAGGGAGAAGGGGCTCCACAGACAGATGCACAAGTACATGGAGATGGTCCCGCAGGTCTGCACCAAGCACAGAGacg TGGCCATGATCGAGctgcgggagctggaggagagccAGGTGAGCGTGGAGTCGGTGCGGGGCTGGTGCGTGGAGGAGCAGGCCATGGAGATGGACATCGCCGTGctgcagcaggtggaggagctggagaggaagGTGACCTCCGCCAGCCTGCAGGTCAAg GGCTGGACGTACACGGACCCCCAGTCCGAGCGCGAGGACCTGGTCTACTACGAGCACAAGCCCCTCCCCAAGCCGGGCCTCGCGGCCGAGGGGGAGGACATCCAGCAGCAGCGGGCCGAGAGGGGTCACCCGGGGGTCACGCGTCACCCTGACAACCCGCTGGACTTAGCGGTGACGCGCCTGACCGAGCTGGAGCGCAACATCGAGAGAAGGTACCTGCGGAGCCCGCTAGGGACCACCGTTCAGATCAGACTGGATAATGTGGGTACGGTCACTGTCCCCGCTCCCGCCCCGTCCACTAGTGCTGACCGGGAAGG gggtgaggaagaggtggcccatgggatgaaggtGTGGAGGAAGGCTCTGCTGGAGGTGAGGAGTGCCGCCCAACTCGCTATGtgcctccagcagctccagaaGTCCATCGCCTGGGAGAGGTCCATCATGAAAGTG taCTGTCAGCTGTGCAGGAAGGGGGACAACGAGGACCTTCTGCTTCTGTGTGACGGCTGTGATAAAGGCTGCCACACTTACTGCCATAAACCCAAGATCACCTGCATCCCCGAGGGAGACTGGTACTGCCCGGCCTGCATATCCAAG GCGAGTGGGCCGATTCCCAAGAACAAGAAGCCCCCCTGCAGACTCCCGCCAGCATCCAGCCTAGGGGGAGCGGGAGGAgcggcggggggaggaggaggaggaggagcagcgggaggaggagcagctgcaggaggaggaggaggaggaggcagcgcTAAAAAGGGAGGAGCGGAAGTGAAGAAGAACGGCAAGCAGGCCGGTGCCGGGGAGGCGTCGGAGGAGGACTCAGCCAGCGCCGGCGGCACGCCCAAGAAAGGCGCCAAGGACGCCAGCAAGAAGAGGAAAGCGGAGGAGAGCTCCCcagcaccaccgccgccaccgccagccAATCAGGAGAGCCCGGTGTGCGTGAAGCGAGCCAAGACGGCCCGGGACAACAACCGGGACCTGGGACTGTGCAG AGTGCTTCTGGCCGAGCTAGAGCGGCACCAGGACGCCTGGCCTTTCCTCACACCTGTCAACCTCAAGTCGGTGCCAGGCTACAGGAAGGTCATCAAGAAGCCCATGGACTTCTCCACTATCAGGGAGAAGCTTGTCAGCAGCCA ATATCAAAACTTGGAGACGTTCATCATCGACGTCAACCTGGTGTATGATAACTGTGAAAAGTACAACGAAGACAACTCAGACATCGGACGCGCCGGCCACAACATGAGGAAGTTCTTTGAGAAGCGCTGGACTGAGCTTCTGAAACAAACCAACTAG
- the baz2ba gene encoding bromodomain adjacent to zinc finger domain protein 2B isoform X1: MEAEKRIKEKEMRRQQAEILKHQELERHRLDMERERRRQHLMLLKAVEARKKAEDRERLRQEKRDEKRLNKERKMEQRRLELELLRELKKPNEDMCLSDQKPLPEFCRIPGLILPGQAVARCLMLMQFLRGFGKVLGLDVSADVPTLGMLQEGLLNVGDSMGQVQDLLVRLLSLAVCDPGLPPGHKTKTMLGDHLTNVGINRDNVSEVLQMYMGAHCAHTELAPLALSLKTKAFQAHTPSQKASILGFLANELACSKVVISEIDKNLDQMANMRKDKIIMEGKLKKLRAVHAKRTGRRDAMAGPEDNQSLGTPSSALKRKRKAGGDSEEEEEEEEDSDEPAEDDEEEEEEEIKKAKKIEIVCEEDEGDQSTSIEELEKQIDKQAKQHHQIRRKLFEASHSLRSTMYGQDRFRRRYWVLPHCGGVFIEAMESGEGPEELEEENQRRQRAAEETTVKEEPQEMEVQDEADLLKEQPAVAVAVAVASAEEPQKEESKEHEEDEDEEEEEEEEEEEEEEEQKGSPGPFAVLDTPKREEEEEDQEEEEERCLLHRHNGSPLAIVMPSSPPRDSPPPPPATPDDSPLGLPLISQAGGSGLGSGFGSGFMSGSGLGLGLGLPPGFGSGLMLGSGLVSGLGSGLGSGLGSGLVFPPDLQGLGETLQGMGESLPVSGSPGPPPGLALQANDQLLRVLTERSGHWFSLLPRAPCDLSSLVTPPPGASRVSPVSTSTPARPPRSPPASPALPLTPSAASASASPLHHAAGGLLGYPLSALQMKSGGSLLGLPLAGWPSSLLSPGLPLCSSPLQGQSLEGNMTASVSSKSDSPLHHADKTPSVPSPALEMPKSLDHPCPQPIPDDMLTGWWRVRDVEQLRGLVTALHSRGIREKGLHRQMHKYMEMVPQVCTKHRDVAMIELRELEESQVSVESVRGWCVEEQAMEMDIAVLQQVEELERKVTSASLQVKGWTYTDPQSEREDLVYYEHKPLPKPGLAAEGEDIQQQRAERGHPGVTRHPDNPLDLAVTRLTELERNIERRYLRSPLGTTVQIRLDNVGTVTVPAPAPSTSADREGGEEEVAHGMKVWRKALLEVRSAAQLAMCLQQLQKSIAWERSIMKVYCQLCRKGDNEDLLLLCDGCDKGCHTYCHKPKITCIPEGDWYCPACISKASGPIPKNKKPPCRLPPASSLGGAGGAAGGGGGGGAAGGGAAAGGGGGGGSAKKGGAEVKKNGKQAGAGEASEEDSASAGGTPKKGAKDASKKRKAEESSPAPPPPPPANQESPVCVKRAKTARDNNRDLGLCRVLLAELERHQDAWPFLTPVNLKSVPGYRKVIKKPMDFSTIREKLVSSQYQNLETFIIDVNLVYDNCEKYNEDNSDIGRAGHNMRKFFEKRWTELLKQTN; the protein is encoded by the exons ATGGAGGCGGAGAAACGAATCAAG gagaaggagatgaggagacaACAAGCCGAGATCCTTAAACACCAG GAGTTGGAGAGGCATAGACTAGATATG gagagggagaggaggaggcagcacCTGATGCTGCTGAAGGCTGTGGAGGCCCGCAAGAAGGCAGAG gaccgTGAGCGGCTGCGCCAGGAGAAGCGTGACGAGAAGCGTCTGAACAAGGAGCGCAAGATGGAGCAGCGGCGCTTGGAGCTGGAGCTGCTCCGGGAGCTCAAGAAGCCCAACGAGGACATGTGTCTCTCTGACCAAAAG CCCCTCCCAGAGTTCTGCCGCATCCCGGGCCTGATCCTGCCGGGCCAGGCCGTGGCCCGCTGCCTGATGCTGATGCAGTTCCTGCGGGGCTTCGGCAAGGTGCTGGGCCTGGACGTCAGCGCCGACGTGCCCACGCTGGGCATGCTGCAGGAGGGCCTGCTCAACGTGGGCGACAGCATGGGCCAGGTGCAGGACCTCCTGGTGCGGCTGCTGTCGCTGGCCGTGTGCGACCCCGGCCTGCCCCCCGGGCACAAG ACCAAGACCATGCTGGGGGACCACCTGACCAACGTGGGCATCAACAGGGACAACGTGTCCGAGGTGCTCCAGATGTACATGGGGGCCCACTGTGCCCACACAGAGCTAGCCCCCCTGGCCCTCAGCCTGAAGACCAAGGCCTTCCAGGCCCACACGCCCTCCCAGAAGGCCTCCATCCTGGGCTTCCTGGCCAACGAGCTGGCCTGTAGCAAGGTGGTGATCAG TGAGATCGACAAGAACCTCGACCAGATGGCCAACATGAGGAAGGACAAGATCATCATGGAGGGAAAGCTCAAGAA GTTGAGGGCCGTGCACGCCAAGCGCACGGGGAGGAGAGACGCCATGGCGGGCCCGGAGGACAACCAGTCGCTGGGAACGCCGTCCTCGGCGCTGAAACGCAAGCGGAAGGCGGGGGgggacagcgaggaggaggaggaggaggaggaggacagcgacgAGCCAGCcgaggacgacgaggaagaggaggaagaggaaatcaAGAAGGCGAAGAAGATTGAAATAGTTTGTGAAGAG GACGAAGGGGACCAATCCACCAGCATAGAGGAACTCGAGAAACAGATCGACAAACAAGCCAAA CAACACCACCAGATCAGGAGGAAGCTGTTCGAGGCGTCCCATTCGCTGCGCTCCACGATGTATGGTCAGGACCGCTTCCGCCGGCGCTACTGGGTCCTGCCCCACTGCGGGGGGGTCTTCATCGAGGCCATGGAGAGCGGAGAAG gcccagaggagctggaggaggagaaccagaggaGGCAGAGGGCGGCAGAGGAGACCACCGTCAAGGAGGAGCCCCAGGAGATGGAGGTGCAAGACGAGGCGGACCTCCTGAAGGAGCAGCCCGCCGTCGCCGTCGCCGTCGCCGTCGCCTCCGCCGAGGAGCCTCAGAAGGAGGAGTCGAAGGAacacgaggaggacgaggacgaagaggaggaggaggaggaggaggaggaggaggaggaggaggagcagaaaggGTCTCCGGGCCCCTTCGCCGTGCTGGACACTcccaagagggaggaggaggaggaggatcaggaggaggaggaggagagatgtcTGCTCCACAGACACAATGGCAGCCCTCTGGCCATAGTGATGCCCTCCTCGCCCCCCCGCGATAGCCCCCCTCCGCCACCCGCGACCCCAGACGACAGCCCGCTGGGCCTGCCCCTGATCTCTCAGGCTGGGGGCTCAGGGTTGGGGTCTGGGTTTGGGTCAGGGTTCATGTccgggtcagggttagggttagggttaggtttgccCCCAGGGTTTGGATCCGGGTTGATGTTAGGATCGGGGCTGGTGTCAGGGTTAGGATCCGGGTTAGGTTCAGGTTTAGGATCGGGATTAGTGTTCCCCCCGGACCTCCAGGGCTTGGGGGAGACCCTCCAGGGCATGGGGGAGAGCCTCCCGGTGTCGGGCTCGCCCGGCCCCCCGCCCGGCCTCGCCCTGCAGGCCAACGACCAGCTCCTCCGGGTGCTGACGGAGCGGAGTGGCCACTGGTTCAGCCTGCTGCCCCGCGCGCCCTGCGACCTGTCCTCCCTCGTCACGCCTCCGCCGGGGGCGTCCcgcgtctcccccgtctccacctccacgcccgcccgcccgccgcgctccccccccgcctcccccgcgCTGCCCCTCACGCCCTCGGCGGCGTCCGCCTCCGCCAGCCCCCTCCACCACGCCGCCGGCGGGCTGCTCGGCTACCCGCTCTCTGCCCTGCAG aTGAAGTCAGGTGGTTCCCTGCTGGGCCTCCCATTGGCCGGCTGGCCCAGCAGCCTGCTGAGCCCCGGCCTACCGTTGTGCAGCAGCCCCCTACAGGGCCAGTCCCTGGAGGGCAACATGACCGCCAGCGTGTCCAGCAAGAGCGACTCCCCCCTGCACCACGCCGACAAGACCCCCTCGGTGCCCTCCCCCGCCCTGGAGATGCCCAAGAGCCTGGACCACCCATGCCCACAACCCATCCCCGACG acatgCTGACGGgctggtggagggtgagggacgTGGAGCAGTTGCGGGGCCTGGTCACGGCGCTCCACAGCCGGGGCATCAGGGAGAAGGGGCTCCACAGACAGATGCACAAGTACATGGAGATGGTCCCGCAGGTCTGCACCAAGCACAGAGacg TGGCCATGATCGAGctgcgggagctggaggagagccAGGTGAGCGTGGAGTCGGTGCGGGGCTGGTGCGTGGAGGAGCAGGCCATGGAGATGGACATCGCCGTGctgcagcaggtggaggagctggagaggaagGTGACCTCCGCCAGCCTGCAGGTCAAg GGCTGGACGTACACGGACCCCCAGTCCGAGCGCGAGGACCTGGTCTACTACGAGCACAAGCCCCTCCCCAAGCCGGGCCTCGCGGCCGAGGGGGAGGACATCCAGCAGCAGCGGGCCGAGAGGGGTCACCCGGGGGTCACGCGTCACCCTGACAACCCGCTGGACTTAGCGGTGACGCGCCTGACCGAGCTGGAGCGCAACATCGAGAGAAGGTACCTGCGGAGCCCGCTAGGGACCACCGTTCAGATCAGACTGGATAATGTGGGTACGGTCACTGTCCCCGCTCCCGCCCCGTCCACTAGTGCTGACCGGGAAGG gggtgaggaagaggtggcccatgggatgaaggtGTGGAGGAAGGCTCTGCTGGAGGTGAGGAGTGCCGCCCAACTCGCTATGtgcctccagcagctccagaaGTCCATCGCCTGGGAGAGGTCCATCATGAAAGTG taCTGTCAGCTGTGCAGGAAGGGGGACAACGAGGACCTTCTGCTTCTGTGTGACGGCTGTGATAAAGGCTGCCACACTTACTGCCATAAACCCAAGATCACCTGCATCCCCGAGGGAGACTGGTACTGCCCGGCCTGCATATCCAAG GCGAGTGGGCCGATTCCCAAGAACAAGAAGCCCCCCTGCAGACTCCCGCCAGCATCCAGCCTAGGGGGAGCGGGAGGAgcggcggggggaggaggaggaggaggagcagcgggaggaggagcagctgcaggaggaggaggaggaggaggcagcgcTAAAAAGGGAGGAGCGGAAGTGAAGAAGAACGGCAAGCAGGCCGGTGCCGGGGAGGCGTCGGAGGAGGACTCAGCCAGCGCCGGCGGCACGCCCAAGAAAGGCGCCAAGGACGCCAGCAAGAAGAGGAAAGCGGAGGAGAGCTCCCcagcaccaccgccgccaccgccagccAATCAGGAGAGCCCGGTGTGCGTGAAGCGAGCCAAGACGGCCCGGGACAACAACCGGGACCTGGGACTGTGCAG AGTGCTTCTGGCCGAGCTAGAGCGGCACCAGGACGCCTGGCCTTTCCTCACACCTGTCAACCTCAAGTCGGTGCCAGGCTACAGGAAGGTCATCAAGAAGCCCATGGACTTCTCCACTATCAGGGAGAAGCTTGTCAGCAGCCA ATATCAAAACTTGGAGACGTTCATCATCGACGTCAACCTGGTGTATGATAACTGTGAAAAGTACAACGAAGACAACTCAGACATCGGACGCGCCGGCCACAACATGAGGAAGTTCTTTGAGAAGCGCTGGACTGAGCTTCTGAAACAAACCAACTAG